One window of Nitrospirota bacterium genomic DNA carries:
- a CDS encoding DUF1858 domain-containing protein codes for MITEKKKITKDSIIGDVIKQSPAAKAVIQKYFGNGCFTCPGINMESISFGSMMHNLDPNKIVDEINALEE; via the coding sequence ATGATCACAGAGAAAAAGAAGATAACGAAAGATTCCATCATCGGGGACGTCATCAAGCAGAGCCCGGCAGCAAAGGCCGTCATCCAGAAGTATTTCGGGAACGGCTGCTTCACCTGCCCGGGGATCAACATGGAGTCCATTTCCTTCGGATCCATGATGCACAATCTCGACCCCAACAAGATCGTCGACGAGATCAACGCGCTGGAGGAGTAA